TTGGAAGTGTTGGGTCAGTGCACGGCTGGGATGGCGTGGCACATTGCTCACACACATGCATCCCATCTTTTACATCAATGGCCAAGAAAATACCAAAGCATATCTGGAAGTGCaaatttacaattttttttttttttttttaagttagagGCCaggcaagggaggaaaaaaaaatttaattttaaaaatgaaaaaaaaaaataaaaaaaaaaaataaataaaaaaataaaataaaaaatatgagtgctggttctctacaaaaaaaaaaagcgtcagccaaaattagggagcatgtgcctcgatacctccctcttaaaagaagaaaagttgtaggaagttggaaataatgatgcagggagggaattccaaagtttaccagtgaaagggatgaatgactgagagtactggttaactcttgcattagggagttggacagaatagggatgagacgaaaaagaaagccttCTGCAGCGAggttgcaggaggaggggagacatgcagtaagcaagatcagtagagcagttagcatgaaaatagcaatgaaagatagaaagagatgcaacattttggcggtgagaaagaggctgaagacagttagtcagaggaggggagttgatgagacgaaaatgcttttgattccaccctatctagtaaaactgtgactGGAACCACCCCCAaatatgcaaagagtactccatactcCATACATATATAAGGCCCTTATACTGAGTTAGCaggtggaggggcgagaaaaactggcagagacgcttcagaacgcctaacttcatagaagctgttttagcaagagatgagatgtgaagtttgcagttaagattgagtaaaggacagaccaaggatattcagtgtggaagagggggaGTCGAGTGccattgaaaaagaggggatagttgtctagaaggtgGTGTTGAGtttatagatggaggaattgagtttttgaggcactgaaaactactagattttctctgccccaatctgttgacttcctgaaatcttaggaaagatcggaagtcaggcgttccgtcaGAACACAGgaatactgataattattttccGTTATTCTGAATGATCTGTTGACGTTTACCTCTAAaatcctgaagggttggtaaaAGATGCGATCTTCTACTCACCATccgaaagaacgtggaaagatgtaggatggtatcatcagcgtaggagtggatagggcaagaagtttggttaagagggtcattaatgaataatagaaagagagtgggtgacaggacagaaccctgaggaacaccactattaataggtttaggagaagaacagtggccgtctaccacagcagcaatagagcggtcggaaaggaaacttgagataaagttgcagagaaggatagaagccgtaggagggcagttttgaaatcaaagctttatgccagactctatcaaaagcttttgatatgtctaacgcaacagcaaaagtttcaccgaaatctctaaagaggatgaccaagactcagtaaggaaagccagaagatcaccagtagagcgaccttgacggaagccatactggcgatcagacagaagattgtgaagtgacagatgtttgagaatcttcctattcaggatagattcaaaaactttagacaagcaagagattaaagctataggacggtagtttgagggttagaacggtcacccttttaggaacaggctgaatgtaggcaaacttccagcaggaaggaaaggtagaagtcgatagacaaagttggaagagtttggccaggcaaggtgcaagcacagaagcacagtttttgagaacaataggagggaccccatcaggtccataagccttccgagggtttaggccagcaagggcatggaaaacatcattacgaagaattttgattgtagacatgaaatagtcagagggaggaggagaggaggacaagcccagaatcgtccaaggtggagttgtgagcaaaggtttgagagataagttcagctttagagacagatgggatggcagtggtgccagcaggataaaataaaggaaggaaagatgaagaagtgaagctattggagatgtttttggctagatgccagaagtcaggaggaagtggagtttgaaagattgacattttctatttatgaaagagtgtttggcaagttgaagaacagacttggcatgattccaggcagagataTGAAGcacgtgagattcaggagatggaaggctcaagtaccttttgtgggcaacctctctatcatatataAGCACatgaacaggctgtgttaaacctaAGTTTAGATgctttaggttgagaaaaagatgaggaatgtacgcctccatgccagatactatcacctctgttatgcatttgGCATGGATGCAGTTATCATTTttagggaaaatcagcataatacctcctcaggtcccccaactgagAGGCAcctcgctttggggatcctgaggagagattgaagaaattggacaagatacagaaatgagattgtgatcagagaagcccaatggagatgaaagggtgacagcataagcagaaggattagaggtgaggaagtgatcaagaatgttgggcatgtctccaagacattcaggaatacgagtagagtgttgcaccagttgctctaggtcatggaggatagcaaagttgaaagctagttcaccaggatggtcagtgaagggagaggaaagccaaagctggtggtgaacattgaaatggaaatctcagctcaaagggtagagggacagaatgtgctccactttagaagttaagtagtcgaagaaattactatagtcagaagagttagggagagataaacagcacagatgaatttagtttgagagtgactgttgtcgaagccagatggtggaaaactcagaagattcaagagcgtgggcatgagagcaagttaagtcattgcgtacatagacgcaatatccagctttggaacaaaaatgagaataaagaaagtaaaagggaacagagaaggggctactgtcagttgcctcagacacctgtgtttcggtgaggaaaagaagatgaggtttactagagaggtggtgttccacagattgaaaattagatctaagagtgcgaatgttgcagaagttaatgtagaaagtCAAGGGTGTCAAGGCATTAGGGGTCATCATTGAGAGAGGGGGCTCGCTGCAGATGCTCTATAATACTTCAGTTCCAATCTTTAAAGATGCAGAAAATTTAAAATTACAACAAACAGTTCTGACAATTTTCATCAAAAATTTGATGTTTACAGTTCTTTATTCTAAGATTATGGCAAATGGAACATGACTGCTCTTATATCTGAGACTTCCTTGTACTTATGAGATGTAATATTGTGTTGTCATTGGAGTCTGCAAAACAGAAAGTGTTTTGGACTTTGGAGTTTCACATTTGTAATGAATCCTAGATtgtattcttcctttgtttctgatGTTTCATTAGGGTAGTaactttattccttttctttcttttttttttctttttttttcatggttgaAAAATATTCACACAAAAGAATCATTACGTATTTTCTATGAATATGTAGAGctggataaaaaaaatcttctaCAGAACCATATTCATAAAACCTTCATTTTAATAAACATTTACACAAACATTTGGATACATCTTATATTCCCACTGCTTTGAAGAGTCGTCATCACACAGGTTCACCACCCAACCCacctagggaggcggtggcatagtggataaggtggtgagcgtgggatcgggcagacgtccacacgtaggttcgaatcccaccacgtacagccttaaacactttgccatttgtcaagtggtttaaagttacctacatatcaccatgatacccaggttctaggtggttacactcaagatgagcttgggtggtgatatgggccctaatatgggtaccactataaataaaattgtctgcgccactaatgggcagaagctgaacagcgcttcccatacactcttcaattgtgcctacaggcgccataggccttaccgtaaaaaaaaaaaaaaaaaaaaaaaaaaaaaatacacaaacatttatattttcaaTGGTCATAAAGTTGGCGATGTGAGGTAAcaattcatataaaaaaatcttGGCCTCCAGATAGAAACTATGtgtataaaacaaataataaagtaattaattaataaatttaattaattaattattcaatcaattaattaatcaatcaggaggtagatagataaataaatatataaacaaaatattcaaAAACTTAATATCAAAGCTTACCCCATGCTGCCACTTCTGGCATATGTCACACAAGACCATCAACCCATCATCACATTGCACTCCACAGGGGCAGCGCACAGGGAAGCTTTCACACTTTGAGTTGCCGGAGTCATCTGAAAGACAAAAATTGAATCAACATGCACATACTCATATATTGttcaaataaaaatacatgCAGATTCAAATGCAACAGTTATATCACATGATAGCATATAAACAGCACTGATAAGTCAAACACACTTCTAACATACAAATATTTCAACATATTTTGCCAACACTGAGTTACTGTCAAATTTCTATActgacaatgaaaataaaagcacaGTTTGATGATGTAAGCTTTACACTCTTCATCATAGATCATTCCAACAAAAAATGTATCCAATGCTTGAAAAACAAATCATGTACTTCTACCTATACTTACCTTCCTGAGTAGAGTGAGCAACCATGTCATTGTGGGAAGACTCAACCTCACCAGAGAGAAGTGTCTGTGTTGGTACAAGGTGATCATCCTTTTGTGACTGTGTAAGAGGTACACTCTGGTCTGCAGATAATGTAAGGATGTATCATACATTTTCCCAATGCATATAACAATCATATTTCAATCTTGCATATTACTTGATGTGTTTGTTAACAAAAATATCATGTATATACAATCAATTTTCTATTCTGTACACCAAATCAGCAATCCCACACCAGATGTTCCAGAAAAGCACCAAAGGTGCACATCATTCACTCTTAGTCCCATTGGtccctgaagaaaaaaaaaaaaaaaaaaaaaaaaaatcagaactcCTACATGCAGTGCTTTCCTTTGTTTGTAGGACACATAATGGAGAATGGGGTTCCTACCCTCCTCAGTCCATTCCTTCCAATCATCTCATACAACATGCAGGAAATACAGcagcattattttcatctttttaggTGAGCAATGTGGCTTTTGACACACTCTTAAAACAAAACTTCTTTACTGGTTCTAATCTTGTTGTTCTCATGTCTGCATCTTTATCAAATGTTTAAGCAATCTTACATCAGGATTGGaaaaatctttttcttttcctttttcctaataTCTAAATACAAATTAGTTTAAAtaagtgataaaaaataaacttgagTGAAACAAAAGTTTTAATGTATTATCACAAGGACAGATACTTGTTTAGATTGTGATGATACAAGTTGGTCTGGTTGGACAAAGCCTGAATTTCACATTCTTTAATGTATCTGTAAAGACAGAACTTAATACATTTACCAAAgtgaaataaactaaaataaagtaAGTAATAAGATCAACTAAGGCATACATGGTCAGGTCATCAAAGCCTACATAAGACCTTGTCTGGCATTTatgaccaacacacaccaaacccaCCACCAAGCAGATCAAGGTTCCTAAGTGCAATTTCATTCATGCCACAAATGACGATAGTGAATACATTTACACAAAAAGTTGGCATTTACTCAACTTTTGCAAGGTGGCATGCATTCAGAACACACCTGATACAGAAGATGAATGGAGTGGTTTCCAAAACTTGTAGTAGGAACGAACTAATTTTCTATCagtttctgtttcctccttttcatcttgcgATCCTTCTTGAGTCTGGTAGCATGAAAGGTTCACAAAATTAACTCACTTATGAACTTATtgattaaatgaaaaaacatgtaaagctacaaaaataacaaagctAATATGGATGTGAATAGTGGAGCTTTAAGTAATTCCATAACTAAATGTATTTCACTTCCACTATCTAGAAAAAATTCAAGTCTATTACATTTAAGATTCTTTCTGATATAATTTTCTCTTGAATAAGAAAACATTATCACCTGTCACCAAATTCATCGATCTTTCTAGCCCTCTCCTAAAGCTCTGATTGATATTACCATTCTTTAACACACCTGAAGCTCAGTTGGTGAATTCTCTCCAGAGAGGTAAGCATTCTTCTCAATACAGACATAAAGCTTCATGGAGTGGAATTTGGTTGAAACATCTCCCACCtaacatataaaagaaaaatataatatagaATTCTAACAATGATATTACAAGTAATTTACATATATTCTACactaaatgataagaaaattgtgaaacagaaagtagaggaaaaaccAGTGAACACTACAAATTCTGAAACCAGTTCCATGGTCTATTTCAGTGTATTGTATCAATCTTAAAAAATCTTAAcatcataaaataacaaatagattaataaaagataaatacaaataagtaaacatgaataataagaatgctataaaataacaaatttgtaaatctttgttttctttcaagtgTTACATTTAGAAGGGTTGGAAGAGCAAAAGCCACTCAAGAGTTGGTGGAAGGATGAAAAGTTGTCCTGCACTGCTCCTCAGCAAGACAAACAACATTTCCCAatacttcctcatctttctttcagtTACAGCGTTCTTTGACTTCAGCAATGAGTGTTTTTTTCATCTGACATTAAGCCATTTTGCAGGCTGGTAAATTAAATGCAAGTAATTTAGCAGAGGTGATAACAAGAGGTACAAAAGGTAATATATAACAACCTTACAATTTTTCTACTAGCTCTTCCTGTTTAATATTGCACTACCTTCAACACCACTCAGGTTGTggagttgatattttttttttttttttatatacttgtaATAACCTACAAAATAAAGCTTCTTGATCTGTAGTGTTCAATTATTTCATTTAGTATTGATAATACAATAACAGATTAAGAACAAGTACAAACCTTTATTAGTACTGGTTTTGAGCTAAAAGTGAAATCAGACTCAATAACCGGGGAAAAACAGGGTGGCTCGTAGTCCTTTGGGGTgactagaaaataaataaaagaataatgtgatttatttatttatcaatttatttttatttatttattttttttttttaagaatatcTTTATACATCTTTGCATTTCATTACCAGCAGTAATAATGGCATTTCAAAATACTAAGGATAATCTACAATTTCCTAGACCTATATTAGTCTGTATTAAGAATACAAAAGTACCAGTGTACAGACATATTACTAAACTAGTCTTAGCTGTTTCATCAAGTAACATAGTATGAATAAAGTTTTCTATAAATCAAAGCTTGTTTTTAAGTTCTTATTCAACAATTTTGTATGATTTTCAAAAGCCCTggatagcatttttttttcttcacacaaTAATttccaataaaaaaacacaaactcaaTTTTATAAATTTAGAACCCTTATGGATTTAcccaaatacatatataaacttACCTTCATCATAATAGGTAAGTTTCATGGACAAACAGATGTTCTTTGGCAAGGGTTTCATATTCTgtgtaagaaaaagaatggtGCGTAGCATCTTCTGTGTTGCCCTTCTTGTGTCTTCTCCCTGAATGGCACTGAAAGTAATGAAAGCATTCATCTTAATAACCACTACTACAAAACAGATATGCAGTAATTTCAGAAGTCTTAGAAAGACAGACCAAAATAGTCTGTTTttcataaggaagaaaaaagttttaccccctaaaaaaataaatagaataaaatataaataaaaattagaTATACTGCACTACATAAAAACTTACCCAAGTATTAATTGAATGAAGAGGCATTATAATTGAAACCAAAACTAAATATGTGCAGTATTGAAAACTAAATGTTACATTGAGCAAAAAATAATTACAGTATAATTACCTAAATCAAAATTAAATAGATATAGTGCTTTGAAAATTATCTAGTGTTATATAGAATTAAAAATACAGGTATTTCTCAATATACGAGTATTTAGATTATGCGATTTTGAAATAACACAAGGTTAAAAACCTAGTATCTTTTTTTCAAATTACGCAGATTACTCAAAATAACATGTCAAGAAAATTAAGTTGCATGGCTGGTTTTGTAATGTGGCCACCAGGTGTCAGTGGTGTTCCCCCAACCAACACACATTGTCCCTTTGCATGCTGCACAAAAAGATTGCTTAAAAATTAGCTCcctaaaataataatgagtattttgtaattactatatatatataaagcatatgggataataaaaatgtttcaaatgtttcatcGTTACCCACGCACCACTAGTGTTGACAAattccactctcctctctctatgcCTTACCCAACATATAATACATATCCCACAACTCAAATCCCTCAActtaaggcaggttcacacaTATCAAAATGTGGGTGGCAATGCAACCTACTTGAGATATTGCATAGATTTTGTTGTCAAGCGGGTGGGGCTGCTACCCACAAGACAAGACCAATACATTTATTAGTCTTGTTTACATTGTGACTTCCCAGAAGGTTTGAACATGTGGTGTCCAGAAGCAGAGATGAATGTCAGCTGAATGCAATGCTCCAGACTTGGTATGTACGGTACAGTTTGGTTCAGTAGCATCTTCTGTTTACTTTATGCGATTTTTTACATTACACAATTCCTTTAGGAATGTATCCATcacataaatcaagaaatatataCCTGTATCTAAAGTATCtaaatataaactctctctctctctctctctctctctctctctctctctctctatactgaGGAACTAAGCTCCTGACTCCCACTCTCTTTGCATTTCTCATCAGATGAGATCCTATAATATTTAGCAAGCATTTAACAAACCTctgatttattaatttatctcttCATACCTCACTCTTCTTGAATTATTCCAATATGGgttggccaaaaaaaaaatctagatgaATCATGTCCATGTTCAGCTACCCTGCTTGAATGCAGGTAAATCCTCCATTCCAAGACTGCATTTTTTCCTCTAAATTAGtaaaacctttaaaaaaaaaaacattgtaaaCGAATATTCAGAAACTGTTaaataattctttttctttctaggcCATGCTCCATACCtatagagaataaaataaagaaagaaggaaaacactcaCATTTCAGGACCTCCTGGACTAGTCATAACAGGACCATCGTCAGTGTAACGGAACTTGTAGGTGTAAGTTTCATATGTTTCTTTGAGATTGTCCCTGTTCAGTATAGCAAGGACAAGCCGTTTTAGCtagaaaatcaaaagaaatgCTGATCAATTGATTGAATTTCTGATGCCACAACAAAGTCACACCAGAATCACAGTATATAAAAAGAGTCAAGAACTTTCAATCTTTTTAATCTAAAGGAATGCATTAATAGTTACTCAGTATTGCAAGAGAATGGAGCTGAAATACCCCTTGTTTTCAGGAGTTTATCAGTAAACAACAAACATTTCCATGAATCTACTGCTCATATATCCATCGAAATATAAAATTTATCAATAAATGTGCCATAATTGTTTGCACATTCAAGAGTCAGTCCAGGTCCTAAACCAAACCTGTCACATACCACCAAAATTCCCACATGTACATACAGGGATATGTACagcccaggttgagaaccccaaACATAGAGAACAATTATCTTTAACAGAATCTTACATATTTTCTCTCAATAGCCTGAAAGCAGCCTCTCATCCAGGACACCACCATGTTGGAGGCCCGACAACTGCTGTTGTCTATAAGCAACTTGAGCTTCAACCCATCGAGATGTTGCTCATAGTATGATTTCTGCAATGCATTGATAACAAAAAAATTTAGTTAAACTTTATTTCTTATGCACAGGAAATAAAATTTAattaaaataattataaatgaaTGCATGTGCCTGTGCCTTAAAACTCctcacaaaggaaggaaaaatagatttaAACAGAGTTCCAGTTTTCCATTGAAGTTGACAAAAGTGCAGATaatagttaactcttgcatagaagagatggacagaataaaggtgaaaataaaCATGGATGTACAGCATGAATTACAAAATCACATTAGAGAATCTTCAATGAGACATGACAGAAATATCCTAATGACATGCTTCTAGACAATGAAATTTATCACTGAGAATACCAAAGAACCAAAAGCCAAAAAGAATCATGGTGTGTTCTGTAAGGAACTGTAACTCAAGaaacttacataaaaaagaatatgatacaagcaaaccacaaaaatataaagggcAACAAGTAACAATGAACAAACCTCAGGAAAAATATTCCTTAAGTAGGTAATAGAGGAGATCCCCAGAGCCAGCAGCTTCCTCACAAATGCCTCAGAATGCTGCAAAGTTCTCTGCTCGGCTGGAAACACTAGGGACCACtgaaaggaaacacattaaGGAACCCAACAGCTATGCAAAAGTATAGTTATGAAGGTGTAAAGTAGGGAGGTGCATGTAGTGAGATattgtttattgtgttttatatatGTAGCATGTGGGTGGGTCATGTGCATGTAGATGCATGCTAAAGCATGCATGTCTGTCTCTTCCCAAACCCATGGAAAAAGGACATAAAGAGCCAGTATCTCTTAGGGACACTAGGCATGGCATGTGGTTTGTTAGAAGTGAAGGACATGGCagactagagatgtaccgatacaaGAATTTTGACCAATACCAATACCACAAAATTTGGCCAGTACCAATGTCACTACATGGTGACTCTGTGCTAAAACATTTCATCTTCACAAAAACTGCACTGTTGTGTTTTACCTTAAATTAAAATTATAAATATCAATTCAAGTTTTGTCCAGTCTGGTGACACTGCAATGGATTATTTTACCGAACTTAAAACTGCACTGTTACATTTTACCTTAAATTGAAATATGTGTGTTCCTGAGTGTTAAGCCTGGGAGCCATTGGGTGATGATTCTGTTACTCCAGCACCTGAATCATTTGCAATATTCTTTATAAAATTATGAATTAAAGATGGCAGAATAGTAGGTGAGAGGCAACATATGCCACTGTATTCAAATAAATGTCTTTGAttacaaatacaaatatacaGCTGTCTTATAATCAGAACTGTTATAGTCTACCAGTCAGAAGAACTAAAATCCTATAGATAACAAGTAAAACACGATAAAACTGGTAAACCTTAACTCATGTACACACAGCAGACTGTAGtgtgcctgtatatatatatatatatatatatatatatatatatatatatatatatatatatatatatatatatatatatatatatatatatatatatatatatatatatatacaccaccCATCTAACTGCCCACCTGCCCACCCaaccacaaaccacacacacacacacacacaaacacacacacacacacattatactaAATAATTTGGCATTATTACCAATTTATTTTTATCGCAATAAAACCTCCAAATTCTGCTTAACAAAACAACTTGCAGAGTGAGATACATGACGTAATAAATTCTTTTTTTAAGTATCAGTAGTATTGGGGGAAAATAAGccaataccgataccgataccgatactgataCTCCTTAAATGCGCCGATATTACCAATACCAATACTTCACTGGTACATCTCTATGACAGACAATGCCAGGCATCTGCAAGGACACTGAGAGAGGAGCAAATATGTGAAGAACATAGTGGAGTCAGCATGCAGCAGTGAAAGAAGGACGTGATGGAGTTGGCCAGCGGACACACGAAATAAGACAGGGAGGACCAGCTAGAGTGCTAGAACAAATCCTGATTGGCTGGGGATCCATGAAAGGTGGCAGCTGTGAGTGCCAACCTGAGAAGGCTGTAAAGGGGTGGACATCATGGCCAGCTGCTGGAGGCTGGAGGAGCCTCTGAAGTATCTACTGAGGGCTGACCTAAGGAGTGTGTGAAGACTTCCAGTGGCAATGAGGATTACCTGTTCTAGAGGAATAGAGGCTGGAGAACTCTGTATAAGGTGCCTATGATGGTAACAGAAGTCAACCTGAGGGAGGCGAGTGCAGAGGAAGTTATCCTTCTAAGTGAGGATTACCTGCTGTTGGTAAGTGCAGTTAGGCATACTAGAGCCACTGGAAGCGATGGCACTAAGATGCTAAGAGTATGAGGTTGTGCAGTGATCATTTGTTTGATGTAACTTGATAGATAAGTCCATAGTGACTGTGCCATATATTGTGCCAGTATTCTGCTCTATATTCTGTCCTGTGCTTAGTGGGAAATTAATGGGAGTCTGGTGTGCCCAAGTGCATCTCATCATCTTGGAGTTCTGGTGCTCAACTAACTATTGTTAAGTGAAAATACAGTTTCATATCACCACTATCATGCTGAGCCCATAGTCATTAAGTGATACTGTTACACAGTGCCCTAACCCAGTTCCATGATGTGTGGATGCACAGACAGTAGCTAGAGAGGTTGTGCAACAGTCAGTGTAAGGTGTAAGTTTCAAGTGCAACCAATTTTTCCTGCAACATTATTCAAAAGTTCAAAGTTGAGTTTGATAAAAAGTACGTATTTGGTTCAtttacaaaataaatgaataaatatagctccaacatctattttatctatttatcttatttattttacttttttttttgtgtgtgtgtgtggattgtaTGATTTGCAGTGGTGAAGGTCTGGTTAGATTCTATATGGAAGCATTTAAACTAGGTTAGATTTGCTCACCTAATTTGATCTAACATAACTTAATAGCTTATCCTCTTAAATCTTTCATGAATTCACAATGCAATGATTGAACATCAATGAAATTAAGAACTAACTTGAGATCTTGCTAGACACATTCAAATGCAAATGCTAGATAAATTGCAAATGCAaatgctttacacacacacacacacacacacacacacacacggaactaccaactttgaaggataaatGGTCCCaagagaggagatctaataacgatgtatTAGGTAGTGAaccgtatggaaaagatagtCAAGACATGTTATCACTGATTTAAGATGGAGATATATGGACAAGAGGACACTCTAAGATCAGGCAAAGTCAATGTctgagaaacattaaaaagtttagttttctatATAagacggtggacatctggaacagtttgaatgatgaCATTAAATTGAAAGTGCAcgaatt
The window above is part of the Portunus trituberculatus isolate SZX2019 chromosome 38, ASM1759143v1, whole genome shotgun sequence genome. Proteins encoded here:
- the LOC123515077 gene encoding uncharacterized protein LOC123515077 — encoded protein: MATKQLVRSAQTTDTWSLVFPAEQRTLQHSEAFVRKLLALGISSITYLRNIFPEKSYYEQHLDGLKLKLLIDNSSCRASNMVVSWMRGCFQAIERKYLKRLVLAILNRDNLKETYETYTYKFRYTDDGPVMTSPGGPEIAIQGEDTRRATQKMLRTILFLTQNMKPLPKNICLSMKLTYYDEVTPKDYEPPCFSPVIESDFTFSSKPVLIKVGDVSTKFHSMKLYVCIEKNAYLSGENSPTELQTQEGSQDEKEETETDRKLVRSYYKFWKPLHSSSVSDQSVPLTQSQKDDHLVPTQTLLSGEVESSHNDMVAHSTQEDDSGNSKCESFPVRCPCGVQCDDGLMVLCDICQKWQHGICFGIFLAIDVKDGMHVCEQCATPSQPCTDPTLPKQPELATFCLFRRTLSLLQDSLAHGKRKSITATYLAQMLGVNITMGTFIFKKLKDEKIIYTKRKINYIDSHMITFKVFTKYLPSHGYTRRMSSQEMLDITSQTSQSSKSGANADTDATPDLDLSSVQESSMEQKSRQKTESVNNSLDETVDIVSLTQDVTVGTQNILLSSRPSVELSQNSSPSEALATAGNTMQMLESLNGSQKIQELLPTSMPLHSGMDVEEGSSELVELQEPSEDREGGVKKLSLARKAKQDKGRPKRKTLSLNNFEDHGSQNSDILIKNSISQDSEVSKKKKKIYP